From a single Paraburkholderia largidicola genomic region:
- a CDS encoding DUF1109 domain-containing protein has product MKTEDLVSLLATGVPAIDHNVSAKRFSWAMLCGGVGSTVLMAIVYGVRPDIGVAMKTPLFWIKLALPLCLALAALLATARLSRPGVAVGRAWTALAAPVLAVWIATLVLLWLTPPYARLPLVMGNTWRVCPRNIALLSVPVFITVFWAMRGLAPMGLRLAGAAGGLLAGATAAIAYCFHCPEMGVPFWAVWYLLGMLIPTLAGVALGPRLLNW; this is encoded by the coding sequence ATGAAGACAGAAGATCTGGTTTCACTGCTGGCCACGGGGGTGCCCGCTATCGATCATAACGTGTCGGCAAAGCGATTCAGCTGGGCGATGTTATGCGGCGGTGTCGGTTCCACGGTGCTCATGGCAATCGTTTATGGCGTTCGCCCCGATATCGGCGTGGCGATGAAGACGCCACTGTTCTGGATCAAGCTGGCTCTTCCTCTGTGCCTCGCACTCGCTGCGTTGCTGGCGACGGCGCGACTATCCCGCCCAGGAGTTGCGGTAGGTCGCGCGTGGACCGCGCTTGCTGCGCCCGTGCTCGCCGTGTGGATTGCGACGCTCGTCCTGTTGTGGTTGACCCCTCCCTATGCGCGCTTGCCGCTCGTCATGGGCAATACGTGGCGCGTATGTCCACGTAATATCGCGTTGCTTTCAGTGCCGGTGTTCATCACGGTGTTCTGGGCGATGCGCGGTCTGGCACCCATGGGTCTCAGACTGGCCGGCGCCGCAGGCGGCCTGCTGGCAGGAGCGACTGCCGCGATTGCTTACTGCTTCCACTGCCCCGAGATGGGTGTGCCATTCTGGGCCGTCTGGTATCTCCTCGGCATGCTGATTCCCACGCTTGCCGGCGTGGCGCTGGGGCCCCGGCTGCTGAACTGGTGA
- a CDS encoding DUF4148 domain-containing protein, which yields MNKLVIIMAVAMLGMSALASAQPVQGADGDSMAAESNQGPKTREQVREELAHARMNGTIPRFGNPDPYGPGGTPNFIRR from the coding sequence ATGAACAAGTTGGTGATTATCATGGCCGTGGCAATGCTCGGCATGTCGGCGCTGGCGAGTGCGCAGCCTGTGCAAGGCGCTGACGGAGACTCAATGGCGGCAGAATCGAATCAAGGTCCGAAGACTCGCGAGCAGGTGCGTGAGGAACTGGCTCACGCTCGCATGAACGGCACCATCCCGCGTTTCGGCAATCCCGATCCTTATGGGCCTGGCGGCACACCGAATTTCATCCGGCGCTAA
- a CDS encoding multinuclear nonheme iron-dependent oxidase, giving the protein MSNGFFDVPAGNPMSVGAPSHRTLAAIREHYPLYIHGVGTSIGSKGAFLRFAQATGKLDP; this is encoded by the coding sequence CTGAGCAACGGATTCTTCGATGTTCCTGCGGGTAACCCTATGAGCGTCGGCGCTCCGTCACATCGGACGCTTGCGGCCATCCGTGAGCACTACCCGCTCTACATTCATGGCGTCGGTACATCGATTGGCAGCAAGGGAGCGTTTCTCCGCTTCGCTCAAGCGACCGGGAAGCTCGACCCGTAA
- a CDS encoding SDR family NAD(P)-dependent oxidoreductase: protein MEHSIVLVTGATSGLGYAAARILAGEGWHEIIVTGRSLARAQETAAQLAAETKRQVFTPLELELDTPASVQSALAKLVKRGRPIDFLLLNAGMVPGKARVITAEGIEASQAPLIGHHQLTVGLLRANLLSPNARIVITSAEPARGGVPMFKYTDVDALAAKYHQGDLTAAMEALIRNGPNVKYVPNNAYADAKLIVAWWAAALARRLPSGMAVYAVSPGAATATNVSRQASLAVRYLFIPIANLIPGMNQTPETAAGRYIQASKFGADVSGQFFASAQGKFSGPIEAQLHPHLLDGANQEAAWQAVVNVSGVNWSYAESLRAVS, encoded by the coding sequence ATGGAACATTCGATCGTGCTCGTCACCGGTGCCACCTCCGGGCTCGGTTATGCGGCTGCCCGCATACTTGCCGGAGAAGGCTGGCACGAGATCATCGTCACTGGCCGCAGCCTGGCTCGAGCCCAGGAAACGGCCGCTCAACTCGCAGCGGAAACTAAAAGACAGGTCTTCACGCCGCTGGAGCTGGAGCTTGACACGCCGGCCAGCGTCCAGTCCGCGCTCGCCAAACTCGTCAAGCGAGGTCGGCCGATCGATTTCCTGCTGCTCAATGCCGGGATGGTTCCTGGCAAGGCGCGCGTGATCACCGCAGAGGGCATCGAGGCTTCTCAGGCCCCGCTCATTGGTCACCATCAATTGACTGTCGGGTTGCTCCGCGCCAACCTGCTGAGCCCCAACGCCCGGATTGTCATCACCAGTGCGGAGCCTGCCCGTGGGGGCGTGCCCATGTTCAAGTACACCGACGTGGACGCACTCGCTGCCAAATACCACCAGGGCGACCTGACCGCCGCTATGGAAGCCCTGATTCGCAACGGGCCAAACGTGAAATATGTGCCCAACAATGCGTATGCCGACGCGAAGCTCATCGTCGCCTGGTGGGCTGCAGCGCTGGCGCGGCGGCTACCTTCTGGCATGGCCGTGTACGCTGTCTCGCCCGGTGCGGCGACTGCTACTAACGTTTCGCGACAAGCTAGCTTGGCCGTGAGGTATCTGTTTATCCCGATTGCGAACCTCATTCCCGGCATGAATCAGACGCCGGAGACGGCAGCAGGCCGGTATATCCAGGCCTCGAAGTTCGGAGCCGACGTCTCAGGGCAATTCTTCGCCTCCGCTCAAGGGAAGTTCTCAGGCCCAATTGAGGCGCAGCTACACCCACACCTCCTCGATGGCGCTAATCAGGAAGCCGCGTGGCAGGCCGTCGTCAACGTCTCTGGCGTCAACTGGTCATACGCGGAATCCTTACGCGCGGTGTCCTGA
- a CDS encoding BufA1 family periplasmic bufferin-type metallophore, with the protein MSTKITVSSTLLAGVVASLLASVAHAAPLTPAEGAAAVAAHKEKCYGVALKGQNDCAAGPGTTCQGTSAMDFQGNSWKFVQGGTCTSIEVPGGGHGSLTPLKS; encoded by the coding sequence ATGTCCACAAAGATCACGGTCAGCTCCACCCTCCTCGCCGGCGTTGTCGCGAGCCTGCTTGCATCAGTCGCCCATGCAGCACCACTTACGCCCGCCGAAGGAGCCGCTGCTGTCGCAGCACACAAGGAAAAGTGCTACGGCGTTGCGCTGAAAGGGCAAAACGACTGCGCCGCCGGTCCCGGTACCACGTGCCAAGGCACATCCGCGATGGATTTCCAAGGTAACTCGTGGAAGTTCGTTCAGGGCGGCACCTGCACGAGTATCGAAGTGCCGGGTGGCGGCCACGGCTCGCTCACTCCGTTGAAGTCCTGA
- a CDS encoding SDR family oxidoreductase, with the protein MNRYQDKKVVIIGGTSGMGLATAKMFLDGGARVLVTGRSQEGLESAQQELGDGAIVVSSDARSLTDIDALAAQVKTEFDTIDLLFVNAGFSIPTPLESVTEAIYDEMFNLNAKGPFFAVQKFAPLINRGGSVVLTTSVANVKGLPGQATYGAAKAALRSIARTLAVELLPREIRVNAVTPGPIDTPILNKVFPDKAVAAQVREKTISMVPMKRFGTSEEIAKAVLYLAFDATFTTGMELPVDGGWSQL; encoded by the coding sequence ATGAATCGGTACCAGGATAAAAAGGTGGTGATTATCGGCGGCACGAGCGGCATGGGGCTCGCAACAGCGAAGATGTTCCTCGACGGTGGCGCGCGCGTTCTGGTGACCGGCCGCTCGCAGGAGGGCCTGGAGTCGGCGCAGCAGGAGCTTGGGGACGGCGCGATCGTGGTTTCGAGCGACGCGCGGTCGCTAACCGACATCGACGCCCTCGCCGCTCAGGTCAAGACCGAGTTCGATACCATCGATCTGCTTTTCGTCAACGCCGGGTTCAGCATTCCAACGCCTCTCGAGAGCGTGACCGAAGCCATCTATGACGAGATGTTCAACCTGAACGCCAAGGGCCCCTTTTTCGCGGTCCAGAAGTTCGCGCCGCTGATCAATCGGGGAGGCTCCGTCGTCCTAACGACCTCCGTCGCCAACGTCAAGGGACTGCCGGGCCAAGCCACCTACGGAGCCGCCAAGGCTGCGCTGCGATCAATCGCCCGGACGCTCGCCGTTGAACTGCTTCCTCGCGAAATTCGCGTCAACGCGGTGACGCCCGGCCCCATCGACACGCCGATCCTCAACAAAGTGTTTCCCGATAAAGCCGTGGCCGCCCAGGTTAGGGAGAAGACGATCAGCATGGTTCCGATGAAGCGCTTCGGCACGTCAGAGGAAATTGCGAAGGCGGTCCTCTACCTCGCGTTCGACGCGACCTTCACGACGGGCATGGAACTTCCAGTCGATGGCGGTTGGTCGCAACTCTGA
- a CDS encoding TetR/AcrR family transcriptional regulator, with protein sequence MIQNAAKPRGRPRSFDETGALEKATQVFWSKGYDGVTIDDLVAGMGVGRPSLYAVFGDKRAIFLRVLKAYAERKGASAAKALLSSLSLRDSITGFLRYAVESATEKGSARGCLLICVAPLVDDPEVRQFLQNAAAGGTALVEGRFRDAIIAGEIPSDFPVAARATQVTDLARGLTMRAQLGVPRKMLLKDAEEAADLVLLSRRV encoded by the coding sequence ATGATTCAAAATGCTGCTAAGCCGAGGGGCCGACCGCGCAGCTTCGACGAGACAGGGGCGCTGGAAAAGGCGACTCAGGTGTTCTGGTCGAAAGGCTACGACGGAGTGACGATTGACGATCTCGTCGCCGGGATGGGGGTGGGACGGCCGAGCCTGTATGCCGTGTTTGGGGACAAGCGGGCGATATTCTTGCGGGTCCTTAAGGCATACGCGGAACGGAAAGGCGCATCAGCCGCGAAGGCACTCCTTTCATCACTAAGTCTTCGCGACTCGATCACGGGCTTTCTGAGGTACGCCGTCGAAAGTGCGACCGAGAAAGGGTCTGCCCGGGGCTGCCTTCTGATTTGCGTCGCACCGCTTGTGGACGACCCTGAGGTCCGGCAATTCCTGCAAAACGCAGCCGCTGGTGGCACCGCCCTGGTGGAGGGTCGTTTCCGGGACGCAATCATCGCGGGAGAAATCCCATCTGACTTTCCCGTCGCCGCGCGCGCAACCCAAGTCACGGATTTAGCGCGCGGGCTAACCATGCGTGCGCAGCTAGGAGTGCCGCGCAAGATGCTCCTCAAAGATGCCGAGGAAGCGGCCGACCTGGTGCTCCTGTCGCGACGCGTCTGA
- a CDS encoding DoxX family protein, whose amino-acid sequence MSNLQSVKLPIPGVVVSAIGTARRLIQQLAQPWLVQLVLRLALAVPFWKSGILKWHGFLQLSDTAIDLFTDEFKLHLPGGPYPFPAPAVFAFLSGLGEVTFPVLLVLGLGTRFAAAGLILMTCIVELTIPDGWPIHLTWLAMALGIAAWGPGLISIDYLLGDRSPRS is encoded by the coding sequence ATGTCGAACCTACAGAGTGTAAAACTGCCGATTCCGGGCGTAGTCGTGTCCGCGATTGGCACGGCGAGGCGGCTGATCCAGCAACTCGCACAACCGTGGCTCGTTCAACTCGTCCTGCGGCTTGCCTTGGCTGTGCCGTTCTGGAAGTCGGGCATTCTCAAATGGCACGGCTTCCTTCAACTGAGCGATACGGCGATCGACCTGTTCACGGACGAGTTCAAGTTGCACCTCCCAGGCGGTCCGTATCCGTTTCCCGCGCCAGCTGTTTTTGCGTTTCTGTCGGGTCTCGGCGAGGTGACGTTCCCGGTGCTGCTCGTGCTTGGCCTCGGAACCCGGTTCGCCGCGGCCGGCCTGATATTGATGACGTGCATTGTCGAGTTGACCATACCGGACGGCTGGCCCATCCACCTGACCTGGTTGGCGATGGCACTGGGAATTGCAGCCTGGGGGCCTGGCCTGATATCGATTGACTATCTGCTTGGCGACAGGTCGCCCAGGTCGTGA
- a CDS encoding patatin-like phospholipase family protein has protein sequence MSTYPNLSAPPGLTAFVFAGGGSLGAIEVGMLRELLDHGVHPGCVIGASAGAINAAYFAGRPDGDCVAMLELLWCRIRRRDIMPLTMFGLLEMVLSRRSHLVEATALRTLLEKNLSFSRVEHAAIPLHIVATEMQSGKEIILSSGPLVDAVLASAAIPGVFPPVRIDGVDLVDGGVANNTPISVAISLGATRVIVLPAGFACAMRKPPGNAIAQATHALTLLIARQLVRDLESYSSRAEIFVVPPLCPLDVSPYDYTQCDRLIERAAAKTRAWLNEGGLERGVIPGELREHKHA, from the coding sequence ATGTCCACTTATCCGAATTTGTCCGCTCCACCGGGCTTGACCGCCTTTGTGTTCGCAGGCGGCGGCAGCCTCGGCGCGATCGAAGTTGGCATGCTGCGCGAGTTGCTCGATCATGGTGTGCATCCGGGGTGCGTGATTGGCGCATCCGCCGGTGCGATCAATGCGGCGTATTTTGCTGGCCGGCCCGACGGCGATTGCGTCGCTATGCTCGAACTACTGTGGTGTCGGATCAGGCGGCGGGACATCATGCCGCTCACCATGTTCGGGTTGCTCGAGATGGTGCTGAGTCGGCGCTCCCACCTTGTCGAAGCTACGGCGCTGCGCACGCTGCTGGAAAAGAATTTGTCGTTTTCCCGGGTGGAGCATGCGGCCATACCACTTCACATCGTCGCGACGGAGATGCAAAGCGGCAAAGAAATTATCCTTTCGTCTGGCCCGCTGGTGGATGCCGTTCTCGCGAGCGCTGCGATTCCCGGTGTGTTCCCGCCTGTGCGCATTGACGGGGTGGATCTGGTCGATGGCGGCGTGGCCAACAATACGCCGATCTCCGTGGCCATCTCGCTTGGTGCGACACGCGTCATTGTGCTTCCGGCCGGGTTTGCCTGCGCAATGCGCAAGCCGCCCGGTAACGCAATCGCGCAGGCCACGCACGCGCTGACACTTCTCATTGCGCGTCAGCTTGTGCGCGATCTGGAATCCTATTCATCCCGCGCAGAGATCTTTGTAGTGCCGCCCTTGTGTCCGCTCGATGTGTCGCCTTACGACTACACGCAGTGCGACCGCCTGATTGAGCGTGCGGCCGCAAAGACGCGTGCATGGTTGAACGAAGGCGGTCTTGAGCGCGGAGTAATCCCGGGTGAGCTACGCGAACACAAGCATGCGTGA
- a CDS encoding FAD-dependent oxidoreductase, with the protein MPWVLLFARIWFGQVVFVHQIMTMAEGPHDGLFSGGLHVPSGLDAALHSAVPLLLTMGLLTRPVALVQLIETIADSHGALAVGAQGAKLALLSWLIVSGAGAMSLDNLLGRGVSWIPFRPIRLTRGLYVWFERYLGPLLQFVIRAGLAASLVNFVLPMGSWLQKSMLGAAATSLVHPAWCAVALALALTLGCATRFVALVIAVMVPVAGIAMSTDDRLAVLLLLFVLVVAGGGAFSVDWLLDRWTDTRLQEDDSAPEDLPHVVVVGGGFGGVAAAQGLRNVRCRITLIDQRNHHLFQPLLYQVATAALSPAEIATPIRSLFRRQRNVQVMLGQVTGVDAVAREVHVGTLAVKFDYLVLATGARHSYFGKDSWAPFAPGLKSIEDAADVRSRLLRAFEEAESAASETERAAWLTFVIVGGGPTGIELAGAIAELARHGMAEEYRKIDPARARVILLQSGPRILPTFAATLSGAAERSLQALGVEVRLDTRVLGVDSEGVDIGGQRIAARTVLWAAGVAASPAAQWLNRTADPSGRLAVGADLSVPALQRIYAIGDTASCLGWRGAVVPGLAPAAKQQGRYVAGVITASLTGRRPPPPFRYRHFGSLATIGRQAAVAEIGKLRVWGEPAWWFWGAIHIAFLVGGRNRAIVILDWLWAYLTFRRSTGSLQATHETRRWIDRTSPPSTRW; encoded by the coding sequence ATGCCCTGGGTGCTGTTGTTTGCCCGGATCTGGTTTGGACAGGTCGTCTTCGTGCATCAGATCATGACGATGGCAGAAGGCCCTCATGATGGTCTGTTTTCCGGCGGCCTACATGTCCCGTCCGGGCTCGATGCAGCGCTGCACAGTGCGGTGCCGTTGCTGCTTACCATGGGGCTGCTGACTCGTCCTGTTGCGCTGGTGCAGCTCATCGAGACAATCGCCGACAGTCACGGTGCGCTGGCGGTGGGCGCACAGGGAGCCAAACTCGCGCTCCTTTCGTGGCTCATCGTAAGCGGGGCGGGGGCCATGTCGCTCGACAATCTTCTGGGGCGCGGTGTGTCATGGATTCCATTTCGCCCGATAAGGCTCACGCGTGGGCTTTATGTCTGGTTCGAACGCTATCTGGGTCCGCTTCTTCAGTTTGTCATTCGTGCCGGGCTTGCCGCTTCACTCGTTAACTTCGTATTGCCAATGGGTTCGTGGTTGCAGAAATCGATGTTGGGTGCCGCGGCGACCTCTCTTGTTCACCCAGCCTGGTGTGCGGTGGCGCTCGCGTTGGCGTTGACGCTTGGCTGCGCGACGCGCTTTGTCGCGCTGGTCATCGCGGTGATGGTGCCAGTGGCCGGTATCGCCATGTCGACCGACGACCGGCTGGCAGTCCTGCTTCTTCTTTTTGTGCTTGTAGTCGCAGGCGGTGGCGCATTTTCCGTCGATTGGCTGCTTGACCGGTGGACGGACACCAGGTTGCAGGAAGACGATTCCGCCCCAGAGGATTTGCCGCATGTCGTCGTAGTCGGGGGCGGCTTTGGCGGCGTCGCAGCCGCGCAGGGACTGCGCAATGTGCGCTGTCGGATCACGCTGATCGACCAGCGCAACCACCATCTGTTTCAGCCGCTACTTTACCAGGTGGCTACGGCCGCGCTGTCGCCCGCTGAGATCGCCACGCCGATCCGCAGCCTGTTCCGGCGGCAGCGCAACGTTCAGGTCATGCTGGGGCAGGTGACGGGGGTGGATGCGGTCGCGCGCGAGGTACACGTTGGTACGTTAGCCGTGAAATTCGACTATCTGGTGCTGGCGACGGGCGCTCGCCACAGCTATTTTGGCAAGGACAGTTGGGCGCCTTTTGCACCGGGCCTGAAGAGTATCGAAGATGCGGCCGACGTGCGCAGTCGCCTGTTGCGGGCGTTCGAGGAAGCCGAAAGCGCGGCGAGCGAGACCGAGCGGGCCGCGTGGCTGACTTTCGTGATCGTCGGCGGCGGTCCCACCGGCATCGAACTGGCGGGTGCCATCGCCGAACTGGCCCGGCACGGGATGGCCGAGGAATACCGCAAGATCGATCCGGCCCGCGCTCGCGTGATCCTGTTGCAGTCGGGCCCGCGTATCCTGCCCACTTTCGCCGCTACGCTCTCGGGCGCAGCAGAACGCTCACTGCAAGCGCTCGGGGTCGAGGTGCGGCTCGACACCCGGGTGCTGGGCGTCGACAGCGAGGGTGTCGACATTGGAGGGCAGCGCATCGCCGCACGTACCGTTCTATGGGCGGCGGGCGTGGCAGCGTCGCCTGCGGCTCAATGGTTGAACCGCACCGCTGATCCGTCGGGACGGCTTGCCGTGGGCGCCGACCTGTCCGTGCCGGCCCTGCAACGGATCTATGCAATCGGCGACACGGCATCCTGTCTGGGATGGCGCGGCGCAGTTGTTCCTGGTCTCGCGCCGGCGGCCAAACAGCAGGGTCGATATGTGGCTGGCGTGATCACGGCGAGTCTGACGGGGCGGCGCCCGCCGCCGCCGTTTCGCTACCGGCATTTTGGCAGTCTTGCCACGATCGGACGTCAGGCGGCTGTTGCCGAGATCGGCAAACTTCGCGTATGGGGGGAGCCCGCGTGGTGGTTTTGGGGCGCAATTCATATCGCCTTCCTCGTCGGCGGACGGAACCGGGCCATCGTTATTCTCGATTGGCTCTGGGCGTATCTGACCTTCCGGCGCAGCACCGGCTCATTACAGGCGACACACGAGACGAGACGATGGATTGACCGGACGAGTCCACCGTCGACGAGGTGGTGA